From Quadrisphaera sp. DSM 44207, the proteins below share one genomic window:
- a CDS encoding SDR family oxidoreductase: MPVLAVTAATGRLGRLVVRSLLERGVPAGDVVALARTPSRAGDLAELGVQVREGDYSRPQILRPALEGVASVLLVSGDEVGRRVAQHTAVVEAARDAGVGRVAYTSILRAGTTQNPLAPEHRATEEVLRGSGLAWTLLRNGWYAENYTDRLAQHLATGEVVGASGQGRVAAATRADYAAAAAAALAGEGHEGAVYELAGSPFTMADLAATITQVTGTRVRYRDVSPHDLVAELVGAGLDEGSARFVAALEEATARGDLDAPDTDLVSLLGRPSTPLADAVRAAAR; this comes from the coding sequence GTGCCCGTCCTCGCCGTCACCGCCGCCACCGGCCGCCTCGGCCGCCTCGTCGTCCGGTCGCTGCTCGAGCGCGGCGTGCCGGCGGGCGACGTCGTCGCCCTCGCCCGCACCCCCTCGCGCGCCGGCGACCTCGCCGAGCTCGGCGTGCAGGTGCGCGAGGGCGACTACAGCCGTCCGCAGATCCTGCGCCCGGCGCTGGAGGGGGTGGCGAGCGTGCTGCTGGTCTCCGGGGACGAGGTCGGGCGGCGCGTCGCCCAGCACACCGCGGTCGTCGAGGCCGCACGGGACGCCGGCGTCGGGCGCGTCGCCTACACGAGCATCCTGCGCGCGGGCACGACGCAGAACCCGCTGGCGCCCGAGCACCGGGCCACCGAGGAGGTGCTGCGCGGCTCGGGGCTGGCGTGGACCCTGCTGCGCAACGGCTGGTACGCGGAGAACTACACCGACCGCCTCGCCCAGCACCTGGCGACCGGGGAGGTCGTCGGCGCCTCCGGGCAGGGGCGCGTCGCCGCGGCGACGCGGGCCGACTACGCCGCCGCGGCCGCTGCCGCGCTGGCGGGCGAGGGCCACGAGGGCGCCGTCTACGAGCTGGCCGGCAGCCCCTTCACGATGGCGGACCTGGCCGCGACGATCACGCAGGTGACCGGCACCCGGGTCCGCTACCGCGACGTGAGCCCCCACGACCTCGTCGCCGAGCTCGTGGGGGCGGGCCTGGACGAGGGCAGCGCGCGCTTCGTCGCCGCCCTGGAGGAGGCGACCGCCCGCGGCGACCTGGACGCGCCGGACACCGACCTGGTCTCCCTGCTCGGGCGGCCCAGCACGCCGCTGGCCGACGCCGTCCGGGCCGCCGCGCGCTGA
- a CDS encoding cell wall metabolism sensor histidine kinase WalK — MTAPPLTAASAAGARPSGRRRPSARTRSFRWRGLRGRATLAFAALALVLSAVTALAVWSTVSSYLLVLREKAVVAQAVANADQLQRGLATQGLTAPQLLSQLPRETGSTSLVVTGGEWSTTSLTTGREALPEELRRVVVAGQPAAQRIEVDGRPRLAVGLPLAGVDAAYFEVFPLDELDSTYRVLSAVLAGAVLALPLGALLLGRWATRPALRPLERVAEAAAAIAAGDLRARIDPCGDPDLEPIAASFNETAAALERRVRSDARFAADVSHELRSPLTTMVTAAALLDGHRSSLPEDGQEALDLLRADLDRFTRLVQDLLEISRADAGSADVVLEDVHLPSLVEHALPAGLRGRLVVAPEAGALVVRADKRRLERVVANLVDNAERHGGGLSAVRVEAGDGEARVCVDDDGPGVAPEERERVLERFARGRGSASTSTCGAGLGLSLVARHVHLLHGRLEVRASPSAGARFVVALPAREVRP; from the coding sequence GTGACGGCGCCGCCCCTGACGGCGGCGTCCGCGGCGGGTGCCCGGCCCTCCGGCAGGCGGCGACCCTCCGCCAGGACGCGGTCCTTCCGGTGGCGGGGGCTGCGGGGCCGCGCGACGCTCGCCTTCGCGGCGCTGGCCCTGGTGCTCTCCGCGGTGACGGCGCTGGCCGTGTGGTCGACGGTGTCGAGCTACCTGCTGGTGCTGCGCGAGAAGGCCGTGGTGGCGCAGGCCGTCGCCAACGCCGACCAGCTGCAGCGCGGTCTCGCCACCCAGGGGCTGACCGCGCCGCAGCTGCTCTCCCAGCTGCCGCGGGAGACCGGGTCGACGTCCCTCGTGGTCACGGGCGGGGAGTGGTCCACCACCTCCCTGACCACCGGGCGCGAGGCGCTGCCGGAGGAGCTGCGCCGCGTCGTCGTCGCCGGGCAGCCCGCGGCCCAGCGGATCGAGGTCGACGGCCGCCCGCGCCTGGCCGTGGGGCTCCCGCTGGCGGGCGTCGACGCGGCCTACTTCGAGGTCTTCCCCCTCGACGAGCTCGACAGCACCTACCGCGTGCTGTCCGCCGTGCTCGCGGGCGCCGTGCTCGCGCTGCCGCTGGGCGCGCTGCTGCTGGGCCGCTGGGCCACCCGGCCCGCGCTGCGCCCGCTCGAGCGCGTCGCCGAGGCGGCCGCCGCCATCGCCGCCGGTGACCTGCGGGCCCGCATCGACCCCTGCGGCGACCCGGACCTCGAGCCCATCGCGGCGTCCTTCAACGAGACGGCGGCAGCGCTCGAGCGGCGCGTGCGCAGCGACGCGCGCTTCGCCGCCGACGTCAGCCACGAGCTGCGCAGCCCGCTGACGACGATGGTCACGGCCGCGGCGCTGCTCGACGGGCACCGCTCGTCCCTGCCCGAGGACGGCCAGGAGGCGCTCGACCTGCTGCGCGCGGACCTCGACCGCTTCACCCGGCTGGTGCAGGACCTGCTGGAGATCTCGCGCGCGGACGCCGGCAGCGCCGACGTCGTCCTGGAGGACGTGCACCTGCCCTCCCTCGTCGAGCACGCGCTGCCCGCGGGGCTGCGCGGCCGCCTCGTCGTGGCACCGGAGGCCGGGGCGCTCGTGGTGCGCGCCGACAAGCGCCGCCTCGAGCGCGTGGTCGCCAACCTCGTCGACAACGCCGAGCGCCACGGGGGCGGGCTGAGCGCCGTCCGCGTCGAGGCCGGGGACGGCGAGGCGCGGGTCTGCGTGGACGACGACGGCCCGGGCGTCGCCCCCGAGGAGCGCGAGCGCGTCCTCGAGCGCTTCGCGCGCGGGCGCGGCAGCGCCAGCACGAGCACGTGCGGGGCCGGGCTGGGCCTCTCCCTCGTCGCGCGCCACGTGCACCTGCTGCACGGGCGCCTGGAGGTGCGGGCCAGCCCATCGGCAGGGGCGCGGTTCGTCGTCGCCCTGCCCGCGCGGGAGGTGCGCCCGTGA
- a CDS encoding GerMN domain-containing protein — protein MSGRGPVAAVLAALACAVLAAALAGCSVRPQEHPEPVEVGAPSRTATAPPSGSADVAVFFVRGSRLHEVARPAPERSAQAALDQLVVGPSSAEVVAGTRTALVPQRFAAGPDPERDPATVVVAATGDLASVSGGAQLLAVAQLVWTVTGAPGVQRVRFTIEGVPVEVPTDTGLSGDPVERSDYASVAPPAAPDPGTGTATGTGTGTTGPVAGAATDAPTTSTRLAPCWGPALPCSR, from the coding sequence GTGAGCGGACGCGGCCCCGTCGCCGCGGTGCTCGCTGCGCTGGCCTGCGCCGTCCTGGCCGCGGCGCTGGCCGGCTGCAGCGTGCGCCCGCAGGAGCACCCGGAGCCCGTCGAGGTCGGCGCGCCGTCGCGGACGGCGACGGCGCCGCCGAGCGGCAGCGCGGACGTCGCCGTGTTCTTCGTGCGCGGCTCCCGGCTGCACGAGGTCGCCCGTCCCGCGCCGGAGCGCTCCGCTCAGGCGGCGCTGGACCAGCTGGTCGTCGGCCCCTCGAGCGCCGAGGTCGTGGCGGGGACCCGCACCGCGCTGGTGCCGCAGCGCTTCGCCGCCGGCCCCGACCCGGAGCGCGACCCCGCCACCGTCGTCGTCGCCGCGACGGGCGACCTCGCCAGCGTCTCGGGAGGCGCGCAGCTGCTGGCCGTGGCCCAGCTGGTGTGGACGGTCACGGGTGCTCCCGGTGTGCAGCGGGTGCGGTTCACCATCGAGGGGGTGCCCGTGGAGGTGCCGACCGACACCGGGCTGAGCGGCGACCCGGTCGAGCGGTCGGACTACGCCTCCGTGGCACCGCCGGCGGCGCCGGACCCTGGCACGGGCACCGCCACGGGCACGGGCACGGGCACCACGGGCCCCGTCGCGGGTGCCGCCACGGACGCGCCCACGACCTCGACGAGACTGGCCCCGTGCTGGGGACCGGCTCTTCCGTGCTCGCGCTGA
- a CDS encoding mechanosensitive ion channel family protein, producing the protein MLGTGSSVLALSARLLASSGVDLEEALRLPPIEPRQVAVGAGVVLAGFLLARLVRWAVRAWLARRHTASYARVFATLAGFAAAALGVGAGLTVAFPSVRPVDVLGGLGVVSVAVGIAFQNVLSNLFAGLLILVREPFRAGDQIAVDEVRGTVEEVNLRETVVRTFDGRRVLVPNSTVHGEVVTVQTGYDSIRTSVEVGVAYGTDLPRARAVALAAVHDLPGVAEAPAPQCLLCELGASSVVFELRFWSGARQLEALETRDRVIEAVVAAFEREGVEMPPETRLLDASPRLAAALAGRDPQDPQRPAAGRDGRDGRTGPDGGR; encoded by the coding sequence GTGCTGGGGACCGGCTCTTCCGTGCTCGCGCTGAGCGCGCGCCTCCTCGCGTCCTCCGGGGTGGACCTCGAGGAGGCGCTGCGCCTGCCGCCGATCGAGCCGCGCCAGGTCGCCGTCGGCGCCGGCGTCGTCCTCGCCGGCTTCCTGCTCGCCCGGCTCGTGCGGTGGGCCGTGCGCGCGTGGCTGGCCCGGCGCCACACCGCCTCCTACGCCCGCGTCTTCGCCACCCTCGCGGGCTTCGCCGCAGCCGCCCTCGGCGTGGGAGCCGGGCTGACCGTCGCCTTCCCCAGCGTGCGCCCGGTCGACGTCCTCGGCGGCCTGGGCGTGGTGTCGGTCGCGGTCGGCATCGCCTTCCAGAACGTGCTGTCCAACCTCTTCGCGGGACTGCTCATCCTCGTGCGCGAGCCGTTCCGCGCCGGCGACCAGATCGCCGTCGACGAGGTGCGCGGCACGGTGGAGGAGGTGAACCTGCGCGAGACGGTCGTGCGCACCTTCGACGGCCGCCGTGTGCTGGTGCCGAACAGCACCGTGCACGGGGAGGTCGTCACGGTGCAGACCGGCTACGACAGCATCCGCACGTCCGTGGAGGTCGGCGTGGCCTACGGCACCGACCTCCCCCGGGCCCGCGCGGTGGCCCTGGCCGCGGTGCACGACCTGCCGGGCGTGGCCGAGGCCCCCGCCCCGCAGTGCCTGCTGTGCGAGCTGGGGGCCTCCTCGGTGGTCTTCGAGCTGCGCTTCTGGTCCGGAGCCCGGCAGCTGGAGGCCCTGGAGACCCGCGACCGGGTGATCGAGGCCGTCGTGGCCGCCTTCGAGCGCGAGGGCGTCGAGATGCCGCCCGAGACCAGGCTGCTGGACGCCTCCCCGCGCCTCGCCGCCGCCCTGGCCGGGCGCGACCCGCAGGACCCGCAGCGACCGGCGGCCGGGCGGGACGGGCGGGACGGGCGGACGGGGCCGGACGGCGGGCGGTGA
- a CDS encoding response regulator transcription factor gives MARSVLIIEDDDRIRRLVRMTLTGEGFEVHEAASGEEGLDVLARTGADVVLLDLVLPGKDGFEVCREVRRTSDAPVIMVTARGDSHDVVAGLEAGADDYVSKPFVPKELSARIRALLRRSSGAASRHRVQVGDLEVLPDEGVVRRGGEPVALTRTEFRLLCELAAVPGRVLSREELLERVWGYGYFGDARLVDVHVRRLRTKVEADPSHPTAVTTVRGMGYRLAP, from the coding sequence ATGGCACGGTCGGTGCTGATCATCGAGGACGACGACCGCATCCGCCGCCTGGTGCGCATGACCCTCACGGGCGAGGGCTTCGAGGTCCACGAGGCCGCCTCCGGCGAGGAGGGCCTCGACGTGCTGGCGCGCACGGGCGCGGACGTCGTCCTGCTCGACCTCGTCCTGCCCGGCAAGGACGGCTTCGAGGTGTGTCGAGAGGTGCGGCGCACCAGCGACGCCCCCGTGATCATGGTGACGGCCCGGGGGGACAGCCACGACGTCGTGGCGGGCCTGGAGGCCGGCGCCGACGACTACGTCTCCAAGCCGTTCGTGCCCAAGGAGCTCTCCGCCCGCATCCGGGCCCTGCTGCGCCGCTCGAGCGGGGCCGCCTCCCGCCACCGCGTGCAGGTCGGCGACCTGGAGGTCCTCCCCGACGAGGGCGTGGTGCGGCGCGGCGGCGAGCCGGTGGCGCTGACCCGCACCGAGTTCCGCCTGCTGTGCGAGCTCGCCGCCGTGCCCGGCCGGGTGCTCAGCCGCGAGGAGCTGCTGGAGCGGGTGTGGGGCTACGGCTACTTCGGCGACGCGCGGCTGGTGGACGTCCACGTGCGGCGACTGCGCACCAAGGTCGAGGCGGACCCGAGCCACCCCACGGCGGTCACCACCGTGCGCGGCATGGGCTACCGCCTGGCCCCGTGA